The Sphingobacteriales bacterium nucleotide sequence CTTTAGTAAATTCTAATCAAAGAACTGAAAAAGTTCAAGATGTATTTGATAGATTTAGAATCGAAACAATTAATACTAATGGTAATGTATTTGATGGTAATGGTGGTCCAGAATTTAAATTTTTTAGAAATAGTCCAACAAGTTATACAACAGGTTTTTATGGATTTGCTACAATATTAACTCTTAATTTATCTGCAAGTGCAGCTGGTTCTACAAATGAGATAATAGTAGGTAATTATATTAATAATATTTTACATGATAATTGGCATATTATTGATTTTAGATCATTAATTGGCACATATGAACAAGATGGTGGAGTAATAAAAAATCAACAAGTATCAGGCATTGGTATAAAAGCAGATGTATTAGGCATTCCAATTTTAAATATTTCATTTAGTTCCACAATAACTCGTAAAGACGATTTAATCGATAAATATGAAATGTATAGAAGTTCTTTTGTAAATAATGTTCAACTAAGACAGAATTGGGGATGGGGTTTTAGAACAATCAATTACAATGGAACACATATCCTACCGATTAGAAGAACTAATCATACAGATTTGACTATTACATATAGAAACTATTAATTATGAAATATATATATCTTCTATTACTAGTGCTAAACAATCTTTCGATATTTTGTAATAATAATTTGAAAGAAAAAAATATTGTAAATCAAAAGAAACACGAATTATCTATCGCTTTACATTATGCTCATCATAAATATGGAGATCATCCAACAAATCAAATTAGACTTTTAGGACCAGATGATAGGTTCAACTACAATAATGTATATGATTCGGTAAATGTAGGAAAGAAAGTTGGACATGGAATAGGGCTTAGAGTTCAGTATAATTATTTTTTGAAACCTAAAATATTCTTATCTACATCTGTAAATTTATTTTTCTATAAACCAGCAGTTGTAAAATTTGATTGGACAAAAAATTCTAATACATTTCCATATGATTTGTATCATCCAATCTTGAGTCATAGCCAAAGAAGTGGAAAAGTTGCATATACTGCAAATCAAACATATGTAGATATAGGTATTGGTTTTATACCAATTCAAAAGAATAAGTTTAACTGGAGAATTGGAATAGGATTTGGATTGGGATATCATTTCTATACAGATCCAATTGTTGATTGGTCATATGATTTCGTTTATGTACCAGAATTAAATGAAACGTATTTAAATTTTCATGGATTTAGACCATATGTTTTAAATTCTATACTATATGGCGGTTTTGCAGAAACTTCATTAAACTATGAGTTAATAAAGGACAAAATATCATTAGGAATAAATTACAAGTTTTTATATGCAAAAAAATATAAGCAAGATGGAGTATATCCACAAAGTTTTGGACTAATTTGTAATATAAAATTATAATTTTAAGGCTACCTAAAAGGTAGCCTTTTTTGTATTATGATAATAGATAATTTTTGGATGCTTTGCTACCAAGATTAAAAAGTAAATCTATAATACTTAAGTTGTTTTGAAACTCAAACCTATCAGAAAAAACTTGAAGATAAGGTTCACAAGTTTGTTCTTTATCGATGATGATGGATTGATATTTTTGTTCATTTTGCTTTTTGATTTCTAATTTCTTTAAATCAATTTTTTGGTTAATCCAATTGTGCAATGCAATGTTGAGCTGATACAAATACTCATACTCAGATTGATAAAATTGTTTTAAATCATCTTCATAAAATTCAAAAAATGGTGAACGTCTATAAGCTGAAATAATACTAGTCCAATGGTCTTTTTGCCATTTTTCAGCATAAGAAATTTTAATATCAGCATATTTTCTATGTTCAATTCCTTGATGAATTAGTGGAATACTCACTCTTAGCGCACCATTTGCAGCGAGAATATATGTTCTGTTTGTGAATGATGTTTTGGGATACTGTTGAGTAATATCAAAGTATGTATTTTCTGTGTTTGCATATATTTTGTATGCCGAAATTGGTGCAAGGTATAAAGGTTCTGTTGTTAAAATATTATCCATACTTAAAAAATTATTGATATACAATTGTATTTTATATTTTTATAACCAGATGATAAAAAAAATATTGACAAAAGTACTCATTTTTATTTTGATTCTATTTTCCAAGACTCCAAGTTTTTTTCTAAATCTATTGAAATATTTTATTTATATATTATTATATAGAATAATAAATTATAGACTTGATGTAGTTCGCGTAAATCTTTTTTCAGCATTTCCAGATAAGTCCAGTTTTGAATTACAATATATAGAACAGAATTTTTACAAAAATTTATCAAATATCATTGTTCAAAACATACAATCTATTTCATTTTCTAAAGATGAATTGAAAAGTAAAATTTGGCTACATCATCAAGCAAAGTTAGATTTGATGAATGCAGAAAAACTAAATAAAAATATTTTTGTGGTTACAGCACATTATGGAAATTGGGAATATGCCGTATTGTTGACAAGCTTAGAAACAAAACTACAAACGTATGGTATTTACAAACAATTAAATAATGAAACATTTGATAAATTTATTAAACAAAATAGAGGCAGATTTGGATTGAAATTAATTGATACGAATGACATCAAAGAAAATATAAGTAGCTATAATTCTACGAATAGTATTTTCTGTTTTATTGCAGATCAAACTCCAGTAAATGTTGATAAATCTTACATGACAAAATTCTTAAGAGTTCCAGAAACACCATTTTACAAAGGCTTTGCAGAGTTAGCAAAAACATCTAATGCAACTGTGTTTTATGCATCTATTCAAAATATTGATGCACAACATTACGAAATAAAATTTGAAAGAATTACTGATGATGCAAGTCAATCTACAGTTGATGAAATGTTGTCTAAGTATGTTGAATATTTAGAAAAAGACATTATTGTAAAACCTGAATTCTGGCTTTGGACACACAAACGTTGGAAAAGAGCTGGCTTGAAATACAAAAATTAATTGTACTCAAAAGTACCATGCTCTGATTGTATCGTTACTTTTTTATTTTCAGAACTTTCAACGTAACCAATAATT carries:
- a CDS encoding WbqC family protein translates to MDNILTTEPLYLAPISAYKIYANTENTYFDITQQYPKTSFTNRTYILAANGALRVSIPLIHQGIEHRKYADIKISYAEKWQKDHWTSIISAYRRSPFFEFYEDDLKQFYQSEYEYLYQLNIALHNWINQKIDLKKLEIKKQNEQKYQSIIIDKEQTCEPYLQVFSDRFEFQNNLSIIDLLFNLGSKASKNYLLS
- a CDS encoding lysophospholipid acyltransferase family protein, whose protein sequence is MIKKILTKVLIFILILFSKTPSFFLNLLKYFIYILLYRIINYRLDVVRVNLFSAFPDKSSFELQYIEQNFYKNLSNIIVQNIQSISFSKDELKSKIWLHHQAKLDLMNAEKLNKNIFVVTAHYGNWEYAVLLTSLETKLQTYGIYKQLNNETFDKFIKQNRGRFGLKLIDTNDIKENISSYNSTNSIFCFIADQTPVNVDKSYMTKFLRVPETPFYKGFAELAKTSNATVFYASIQNIDAQHYEIKFERITDDASQSTVDEMLSKYVEYLEKDIIVKPEFWLWTHKRWKRAGLKYKN